From a single Alloactinosynnema sp. L-07 genomic region:
- a CDS encoding FecCD family ABC transporter permease, whose protein sequence is MGALLAAVTLVCGALILTTGDFPATVGDVLQVLTGDGPRGLEIVVTRFRLPRLLVGIGVGAALGAAGSIFQSISRNPLGSPDVIGFTTGSATGALVVLVVAQDSPVGVPVGAILGGVGSALLVYLLAYRRGVQGFRLILVGIGVSSVLAAVNAFLLSRASLADAQGAQMWLVGSLSGRSWDHVVPVWIALVALLPAVALLGKRMSMLEMGDETATARGVPVERTRLTLVVVGVALTAVATAAAGPIAFVALAAPQVAHRLVRVGGAGPMISALTGAALLVGADLAGQRLLLPLQLPVGLSTGAVGGLYLVWLLGREWRRQW, encoded by the coding sequence GTGGGCGCACTTCTCGCGGCGGTCACCCTCGTCTGCGGGGCGTTGATCCTGACCACCGGGGACTTCCCGGCCACCGTCGGCGACGTGCTCCAAGTGCTGACCGGAGACGGTCCGCGAGGGCTTGAGATCGTGGTCACGCGGTTCCGGCTGCCGCGACTGCTGGTCGGAATCGGCGTCGGCGCCGCGTTGGGCGCGGCGGGATCGATCTTCCAGAGCATCTCCAGGAACCCGCTGGGCAGCCCGGACGTCATCGGCTTCACCACCGGCTCGGCCACCGGAGCCCTCGTCGTGCTTGTCGTCGCCCAGGACAGCCCGGTGGGGGTGCCCGTGGGCGCGATCCTGGGCGGGGTGGGGTCCGCGCTCCTGGTCTACCTGCTCGCCTACCGGCGCGGCGTGCAGGGATTCCGGCTCATCCTCGTGGGCATCGGGGTGAGTTCCGTACTGGCCGCCGTCAACGCCTTCCTGCTGAGCCGCGCGTCGCTGGCGGACGCGCAGGGAGCGCAGATGTGGTTGGTCGGCAGCCTCAGCGGGCGGAGCTGGGATCACGTCGTCCCGGTCTGGATCGCGCTCGTCGCGCTCCTGCCCGCGGTCGCGCTGCTGGGCAAGCGCATGTCGATGCTGGAGATGGGCGACGAGACGGCCACCGCCCGCGGCGTCCCCGTCGAGCGCACCAGGTTGACCCTCGTCGTCGTCGGTGTCGCGCTGACCGCCGTCGCCACGGCGGCGGCCGGGCCCATCGCCTTCGTCGCGCTGGCCGCGCCCCAGGTCGCCCACCGACTGGTCCGGGTCGGGGGAGCGGGTCCGATGATCTCCGCGCTGACCGGCGCCGCCCTGCTGGTGGGTGCCGATCTCGCGGGCCAACGCCTCCTGCTGCCACTGCAACTCCCCGTGGGCTTGAGCACCGGGGCGGTGGGCGGCCTCTATCTCGTCTGGTTGCTGGGAAGGGAATGGCGCAGGCAATGGTGA
- a CDS encoding iron ABC transporter permease, with protein MAVDTSPRAKPRASRSTARLTAGLAIAALVIVALGLYSLTVGAKPVGLDTAIRFLGADDGTDLAYIVREIRLPRLYLGLAVGAGLGLAGALMQALTRNPLADPGLLGVEIGASTAVVIAIAVFGVVTPGGYVWFALAGAAATSVVVYLLGSGGRGATPERMVLAGAAVTAVMTAFVGIILLLDGQTFDRYRFWVIGSLAGRGFDVLWQTGPLLLLGAVIALSLGRGLNALALGDEVGRALGVQVERTRLAGALAVTLLCGAATAAAGPIAFVGLAVPHMARVITGPDNRWVLAYSLFLAPILVLGADITGRVVSAPGELEVGIVMALIGAPVFIALARRRRIAQL; from the coding sequence ATGGCGGTCGATACCTCGCCTCGCGCCAAACCACGGGCGAGCCGGTCGACCGCGCGTCTCACGGCCGGGTTGGCCATCGCGGCCCTCGTCATCGTCGCGCTCGGCCTGTACTCGCTCACCGTCGGCGCGAAGCCCGTCGGGCTGGACACCGCGATCCGCTTCCTGGGCGCCGACGACGGCACCGACCTCGCCTACATCGTCCGGGAGATCCGCCTTCCGCGCCTGTACCTGGGCCTCGCGGTCGGCGCGGGACTGGGCCTGGCGGGCGCGCTCATGCAGGCGCTCACCCGCAACCCGCTGGCCGATCCCGGGCTGCTCGGCGTGGAGATCGGCGCGTCCACCGCGGTGGTGATCGCGATCGCGGTCTTCGGCGTCGTCACTCCCGGGGGCTATGTGTGGTTCGCCCTCGCGGGCGCGGCGGCCACGTCGGTCGTGGTGTACCTGCTCGGCTCGGGCGGCCGGGGCGCCACACCGGAGCGCATGGTGCTGGCCGGAGCCGCCGTGACCGCGGTGATGACGGCGTTCGTCGGGATCATCCTGCTGCTCGACGGCCAGACCTTCGACCGGTACCGGTTCTGGGTCATCGGCTCGCTGGCCGGGCGCGGGTTCGACGTGCTGTGGCAAACCGGCCCGCTTCTGCTGCTGGGCGCCGTAATCGCCCTTTCGCTCGGGCGCGGCCTCAACGCGCTGGCGCTGGGTGACGAGGTGGGCCGCGCGCTCGGCGTCCAGGTCGAGCGAACCCGGCTCGCGGGTGCTCTCGCGGTAACCCTCCTGTGCGGCGCGGCCACCGCCGCGGCCGGTCCCATCGCCTTCGTCGGGCTCGCCGTGCCCCACATGGCCCGGGTGATCACCGGGCCGGACAACCGCTGGGTGCTGGCCTACTCCCTGTTCCTCGCCCCCATCCTCGTGCTCGGCGCGGACATCACCGGCCGCGTGGTGTCCGCGCCCGGGGAGTTGGAAGTCGGAATCGTCATGGCCCTCATCGGAGCACCCGTGTTCATCGCGCTCGCCCGCCGACGCCGGATCGCGCAGCTGTGA